Genomic window (Alligator mississippiensis isolate rAllMis1 chromosome 4, rAllMis1, whole genome shotgun sequence):
TTGTAGAAAATGTTatcccctctctccttttcttctgctcTCTGGAGGCCTTAGCAAGTTGTTTTACTGATAAAGCATCCACCTCTATACAcactttctttctcctcctccagactGTGCTCTGCTATTAGCTGTAGCCCTGGAAATGCACTGGAAAAAGCAGAGAAATGGTCTTGAAGGGGTCAACAAATTGATACCCCTTTATCAGATTGAAAAGTATATCCTTTCTCTTTTTTGAAGCCCAAAAGAATCCCCACTATGTAGTTTATAAAACTTTACTGCCACAGACAGCAAATCACATATTTTCTGCCTTGTCTCTACCATGCTCATCCTGATAATTTAACACCAGAATCTGTTTTCTAGTTAAGCACAGCTTCAGGTACTGCAGCTACCACATGTTCACTCTCTCTCAGCACTGCATTTGCAATGGCTGGCAGCTTCTGCTCTGTCATACCTTTATTCTCCAGGCTGTGAATCAAACAGGTATTCAATGGACAAGGATTTCTCTGTTTCACCAAGCATTTTTACTGTATCTTCCTCACAAACCATACTCAGAACTTCTGAATTCTCCTAGAAGGTACCATTCTGCCCCTTTTGCTACTTCTACATTCTGTCTCCTGTACCTCTATACCTCCCTGCTTTATGTTGTAAATAAGGGATCAGTGATTCCTTGATGGAAATTTTAAGCTACAGATGCACACAGTTTATATTCAAGGAGAGAAAGAAACTAAATTAATAGTCTTCTTTTCCCAAACTTGCCAGTAGACTAAGTATTCCCCCTCTTTTTCTATTTCTCAGCAGTTTTCCTCAAACCTATTTCACAACTCCTGCTTTGGAAAACAAGTCCTGCCTTCTCCTGTAAATATGCCAATGTACCTCAATCCTCCCCTACAGCACTTCCTGCTATTCCAGTCCTGGGGCCCCCACATGGCTCTGCCAAATCCCCTCAAATCCTGATTTACTACATACCCTTTGCTGTCCTAAAAGGAGACAGAAAATTATTCTCAGTTACAAAACGTTTTTATGAAGCAATCAACGGGGCTGAGAGGCCCACCACCCTAGTGACCTCGCTGAGAGTCTAAGGAAGGTCTTCCGAAACAACATGCTAGGGCTAGATTCCTTTTCACACAGGATCCTATAGGGATTGTTTTGAAAGTCCCAGGGATACCTTCTCTTCTCGGCTATCGTCCCGCAGGAAGATCTGCTTCTGTCTGGAGATGGAGTTGGTCTTGTAGTACTCCACCAACTTGTTTAGAGATTGGAATTTCTCTGTCCACAAGTAGTAGTTGTTCTTTGCATCCCTCATCACTTTGAAGTGCTGAACATCATCTTCATGCCTGGGAGCAATGGGAATAAAAATATCAGATGCTTACAACTTTGCCTTCCTCAAAACCCTTTTATCCAGAAGGATCTCAAGGCCCCTTGTGGGTTCTGGGCTCAAATTCAGACTTCCAGAAAGTGACATAAGTGGAGATAAAGCTGCGTGCGCTGAATCTGAATGTGGCCTTGTAAAGGAATCAGTCATCTAACTacaaaaatgcaacatcaacaagGGTCATGGAAAATGGTGGAATTTCCACAGAACATAGGCAATCAGACCTTTATTTTGAAATAAGTGTTAAGAGATTTTTTAGGACCATAGATGTTTAGGACCTATGTGCTATACTTCATATGAAAGTCAGCAAAGCAATGGCACAGTGCTCATTAACAGCTGCATTTATATTGTATGTATGGGAAGAGTGCAAGCTATCCTTTGGTGAGGGTTAGTCTCAGGTTTACTTAGGAGAGGATGGCTTTGGTTTAAAAAGGGGCACAAAGCGAATAAACACAAAGAACAAGAAGCCCAGAGGACTGGTAAATGGAGTCTTGGATTTCTTAAGCAATGTTCATACAACAATGTAATATGCTATGTGCTCAGTATTTTACGAACAAAAATGTTAAGTTGTTGGCTCCAATGCAATAGCAACAAAAAACCATTCCTCTCTGACAGCTGCTCAGTGACCTACGGAAAGTATGTTAATGGTGCAAATCACCTCCTAATTAATATTATGGGGTTCAGCAATCTCAGTCATTCTGCAAAGCAAACACCTGGAAGGCACATGTTCTGTATTGGAGAAGCTGTCCCAAAGATGCTCTCCCTTTTGCTACATGCAAGCAAAAGGAGGAGGACAGCTGGTGGTACAACTGTGGAACTGGGCATGTGTTGTGTCACTCTGAAGGAGGAAGAAACAACTGGGAGGCAGATGCCTCATTTATTCCTATTTGACTACAAAGTAGATCTTCCAGTGACCAGTGACTGGCAGCACACAAGCTTCCCAAAAGGCAGTGCCATGTTAGGGTTCCTGTCAAGAAGCATCTTGAGGATTGCATTGGCCAGAAAAAGATGGAAAGAAATTGCAAGTAGCAGGTACCTGACAGAGATAGAGAAGTCACCCTGGGAGTTCTGGCTTGCTCGGATGATGAAGGAGCCAATTTCTTTGTTTATGAGTAGGTTCTCTGCCTCATGGCGGGATATCCTCCCATTAAACCAGCTGTCAAATGGAACAGATCACATGAACATGAATAAGAAAGGtgaattagagaaaaaaaaaaaagaggtaagagaaagagagaatgagtgagcaggggcaggggaaggagtgaaGTAAGGGTTGAGAGCACAGATGTAAAAAATATGGCCTGCTTTGCTCCAGGAGGGGCTGTGAGTATGGGAACAGGGCCCACTGCCAAAATCTGGCATAGAGATCTCCATTGCAAATATGTGGGTGAAAGCGATGCATGCATTAATCTTCATGGATCAGGAACTAACAGCAATTGATACCACAGGCTGCTGGCCCTGATGCCAGAGGTAGATCCAGATCCAACTGGTGAGGCTTTTTGTAGTCCAGATCCAGTGCAACAGGAGCCCtccagtccagatccagcccagggggcCAAGAAAGCTTGCTGTTCCTGGTCTATAGGATACCATGTGAACATCTCTACTAACAGGGCATGTCCGGAAGGCATAATTTATAGGAAGGGAAAACTGCTCTTCATGAAAAGCAAATAACTTTCTTTCATTATCTATTGacaatgtccagcctgaacttcTTAAAAAACACGGATTTCTTGCTGCTctaaaaacagaaaaggaaatcaAACTGGAAATGTTTAATTTCAGCTATTgtatggggggtgaggggaggaggaagagagagaaagagagagagagaaagctcatGAGAATGtaagcatgcatgtgtgcaggggagggagggaaatacAAAGTGGCAGAAGACATAATTAGTACGTGATTCAAGTGCACCATGTGTGCGAGGAAGGCACTGCTGGTATAACTACCAGAAGCACAATCACCTCAGTCAACAGCTAGCAGTGCACATGAAGGACTGAAGAAGAGAACTCATCCCACTTCAACTGAATGAATACAAACCTGTATTTGTAGAACTAAAAGTCCCTCAGTTCAGGCAGCAGGTGGAATTCATACACAAAAGGTCTGCTAAGGTCCATCCAACAGGGGGCAGTCACATATCGGCATTCACAGACAGTACAATCCCACCAGTACCTACAGCCTTTCTAACACCTGCCCCAGGGTAATAATATGCACACAAAAAGTATTGGTTGGCAAATATACTTGGCATAGTAGGAAAAAGCCCCTGCATGCTTTTTTCTGAAATACTGCAGCACTTTCAAAGCAGGAGGCATAAACGGCTATAGCTTCATAAAAATTTCTCCCAATCAAAAGAAAAGGTTTGCAAGTGTGCTGTACCATAGCATTGTCAGGTCAGATAGCACAATATTTTATATGCATCTAAATTTGTAGAATCCTCCATGAAACTGCAATCCCGTTTGTCCTGCTCCTATTGAACTTGCTGCAGCATCACGGTGGGGAACAATATGGGAAAGCCATGTCTCTGactgctccatgtccagctgcaAAATCAGGGCACTTCAAAGAAGAAGGAAGAGTTGAGGGCCTATGGGCTACATGTCTGTCATCTCTGACAACCCATAGACACCATTTCTCATGTAACATTGCTCTGACCTCTAGTGTATCAAAGGAAACAGATATGCAGACAGGGGGCTTTGATTCATAAGGTTTACTAGGAAGGTTATTACTTGTTCTGAGAGAGAAAAATCCCCTATTCTTTTTTTCCACTTGGTTTTTTGTCACTAAGACTTCATATTATGGCAATTCCCCTTCTGTAAAAGGGAGAGCTAGAAGCAGCTCCTAAAACATCCCTCTGAGTAGTAATAACAAAGGAGTCAATTGAGAGTGATATAGAAATTTGGGGGCCATCCAAGATTACACTAGCAGGGGGGCTACAGGACAGGAATAAAGTGAACTGGCAAAGCTGTGTGTGGAGCTTTGCCAGGGTCCCTTCCTATTCCAAACTGTACAGTGCAATCAGTGCTTTCTCCGGGAGCatgcatgaacacacacacacacacacacacacacactacaattTTCTGAGAAGCCAAAGGGAAACACACATGGTCCCTGTCGTACTTACACAGGAATTTGAAAATTGATGAAATTCTTGGGGACATATCCCTCTTGACTTCTCAGCTCAGCCTTGTACCACTCTTCCTGGGAGCTTAAAATCTGCATcagacaaaaaagaataaataaaccTCCTTGAGAAAGGCAAAGTAGCTAGATAGAGAAGTCACTGAAAAAAGGAAGAACATTTGGAATTCTGTGGAAAGATAAAAGCAGACTGCATCAGGTTTGCAGGTGCTGAGAGCTTTGGCATCCCAGTCTCATGACTCCTCACACTTGCAacagggctggtagccaaaggCCAGGTGAGTTGAAATAAAGCTATGAGGAAGGTAGAGAGGAATTAGAGGTACTGCTTGCTAGTTTTATCCCTATTCTGGCAGGCTTTGCTGGATGGCTGGGGGATGTGGGCTGCACATCTCTAATGCCTCTGAGATGGAGTCCTGTTCTGAAGGACTTAGAGTGGGTTTAAGCAGTTCTTTGTGCTGTTTAATGGTTTGCAGTGGAGTGTCTCAATTTCGCAAAAGACGAAAAATCTCAAAACAATACTGTGATttaagtgtatgtgtatgtgtacatgtacatgtTACTGTCACTGCATGTAATAAAATCAGCGGGCTAAGTTCCTAGTTGTGCTGAGCCTGCCTTAAGGCAAATACAGAGAAGGCAAAGGTGATTCAAAGccatttctttgtttctttagATCCTGGGGATACAGCGGGGCAGCCTACACTGCAAATTGGAGCTGCCTCCATACTGCTTTACTGATGCCAGCTGGAACAGCCTCCAGGAACTGTCCTGCTAAACAAGGATTGCAGGAGTGCGCTGCACTCTGGCTCACCCCATCATGGTCCTGATGCAGCCTGAAGCTGGTGGGGAGGAAACAGGTGGCAAGTACCTAGCAGTGCTGTCAGCTGTCATGATTTTCCTGCCAGTGTTGCAGTTTGTGGGCTTCTGTTTAAAATTCCAGTTCCCGTAATATAGGAGAATCTCACTTTTCAGTTAATAAAAAAAGCACCTGTCTCTTCTGATTGTGAAAAAAAAGCTTGAAGCCATAACCCCCGAAGGCTCGGAAAACAGAAGACAACAACCCCACCCCTGGccatatttatttatgtattgatGTAAATatcatgatttttaagccaatctcattaatgggaggaaggaggtaaCTCACACTCTTTGATTGCTCAGCATTGACAAGAATGAGTTCCTATTTCTGGAACTGATTCTGTATTGATTTACTCTTCATGTAGTTCTTTCAcctgttcaaaaggagattgggggtggggaagagctgAGGATTTCCCTGCTGTTATGCCAGTTGatgcccctctcctcctgctcccccacacaACAGAAGGCAATGGTGTCTCTCGTCCTTCCCAGTAGACAATATGGGATACAACTCGTTTCCTTTCTGGCGCTCAGTTCTAAAATAGATGCAACTATGGCAGTAAGCCCTTCTCctctcctgcctggagcctgctCTGCTAGCAGCAAGGTTTCTGGAACAAGCCACCTGCAAGGTCTTCATACACAGAAGACAGGCCCTCTCAGTGTCATTCTTTCAGAGAATGGGGTTGGGGTGTGGATTTCCTCCTGTCTGTGCTGGTTCAGGGCCTCATGTTTCCTGTTTGTTTAATCTCCACATCAATACTGTTTGCCTTATCTGCTTCACAAATCAGATAAGATAAACCCCAGCAGGTtgtgcaggcagcagaaggggggCAGCTAGGGGCTTTGCATACACATGTgtgagcacatgcacacatgtttgtgagaaagagacagaaagggaAGGAGATATTATCCGCTTTGGTTCATTTACTGATGTGTCTTGGCTTTTAGGGAGTTATTTCAGTCACATCTGGGAGGAAGGGTGCAATGTCTGCATGTGTCTGGCTTTCTGGCTGCATATTCTCAGTGAAAATAAGCAACAGCCATAACAGCCAGTGGTTTTCTGGCATTGTTATTCAGCAGATCCCAAGGGGCTTTACAAAGGAGGCTGATGCTATTATTCTCAGCTTCAGGTGGagaaaaccaaggcacagagacgTGAAGTGATGTGCTTAGGGTTACCCAGtaggccagtggcaggggcaagAGCAGAATTCAGGTCTCCTGACTAAATAGAGATAATACGTTTAACCCAGGGTGCCAAGGTAGAGGCAGCTGGGACATAAAGACCAAGTTTGGGCTGAGAAAGCATCAGAAGCACTTTAGAGGTCAAATTTTCAAAATCCTGTAGTGGAGGGTTAAAGGATATCTCCTCCTATCTCTCTTAATAGTTGAGCTTCTGGATGGAGCCAACTTTCTCATAAGCCTCAAGAAATTATGGGAAAGTAAAATGAAAAGTGGTGGTTTTGACAGGGGCAAAACTGAGAGGGGAGCCTAGCATTGGATCATCAAAAGGTGCTGCAGGGCAAGCTCAAGGTGCCCTGCAAAAGTTAGTTGGATCTCATTTCTCAACAATCCCCTTTTTGCCAattaagggggagggggggacggaCGGACTTGGTGAGTTTTAAAGGGAGTCACGTTTAGTTCTCTTCAGCTGGAACGGAATGAGTATGGAACAGGGTCCTGTGTGGTGAAAAGTCCATGGGAAATTATGTGAAGGCATGTGAGTTTATCCTTAGTCATCCACAAGGGAAAACAAGAGACAAACAGTTACAAACAGAGAATAAATGAATAAAGACTAAATAGGATGTTTCACGTGTGCTATATTGCTGATACTCGCCCTTCACTACTTTCCACTCTTTTCCTACCATCTCTCTCCTTTCCTGAAAGAGTCATAATATGCTAGCCTAGAggctttcaaacttttttcacAGCATATGTACCACCTTTTAATACAGAGATTATCTTGTGGATAGTTCCTTTGCCACTTTCATTTGCATAAAATCCTTGCCGCAACTACAGCAATTATTTACAGGAAAAAGTAATAGCATGGAAGTTATTTGCTATACATTAGCCATCTTTTATAATAATGGAACAATTGGAAATAAGGCTGTAAGCAGTGTGTCACGAGAAAGCTTTCTATGGCCCTGCATGAGACACCAGTAGCATATGAACTGTTGTTTCGAGACATCTTATGTTATGGATGGATAGGTTGAAACAGTCAAATCTGACAGGGTTCATATAATCATTTACTTACCCTTAGACTATCACCAGCCCGGAAACTCAGTTCATCTTCTCCAGAAGCATTGAAATCAAACTTGGCAACGGCCTCCATACTGTGTTCTGGTGATAGGAAAAAGCTGAAAGAGATTAAAGTTTATCATTGCCTGTAGGACTCTGGGTCCTCTGAGTCTGGCTTGTAGAAGAGGTTGTATTTTCCTGTTCTGGAGACTATGAACTGGTGTGCTGATGCTGCGATCTCTACTCACTCAGGGTGCCAATGGCACTGGAATCAGACTTTTGGGTTCTCTATGACAGAGCCTAGGTGGGAACATTTGCTGAAATATAACTCATAATAGTGGTTTGCTTTTCATCAAGAAGGCTCAGAACAAACCAAAGCATTTGCTCTTTCCTATGGACCATTCTTTCCACCCAGCAGTCTTATAATGGAAGTTTGCATACTGCATCCAACTATACTGATAGTAATTCTGACTTGGTTTTCAGTAACCACAGTGCAGTTAAATTACTAGTCCCTCATCCAGCAGAAGGATGCATTTGTTCTCTGCACTGGCCTACTCATTATCATAGACAGATGCAAAC
Coding sequences:
- the GRAP2 gene encoding GRB2-related adapter protein 2, whose product is MEAVAKFDFNASGEDELSFRAGDSLRILSSQEEWYKAELRSQEGYVPKNFINFQIPVWFNGRISRHEAENLLINKEIGSFIIRASQNSQGDFSISVRHEDDVQHFKVMRDAKNNYYLWTEKFQSLNKLVEYYKTNSISRQKQIFLRDDSREEKERHGGSLERGAPEGLRLSGAAADVRASMSKRYLDHSSLMMQQQQQQQQERYGGSLDRKDALRDHGQVSAPSVHRRHTDPLQQQPQQTLWVRALYDFEAMEYDELGFRSGDIVEVLDSSNPSWWKGRLRGELGLFPANYVAPITR